A genomic window from Arthrobacter globiformis includes:
- the rsmI gene encoding 16S rRNA (cytidine(1402)-2'-O)-methyltransferase, translating to MVLAATPIGNVGDASARLVELLATADIVAAEDTRRLHRLVQSLDVAVSGRIISYHEHNEATKTAELLEQVRAGKTLVMVTDAGMPAVSDPGFRLVEGAVAAGLTVTAVPGPSAVLTALALSGLPTDRFCFEGFLPRKAGERAARLADLDAERRTMVFFEAPHRLEAMLRALHERFGPDRRAAVCRELTKTYEEVLRGSLREMLQWAETSEVRGEIAVVVAGAPERAPGSPEDGVAAVNELVAKGVRLKEAVAAVAEETRVSKRELYSAVLAAR from the coding sequence ATCGTCCTGGCGGCAACACCCATCGGCAATGTGGGCGACGCTTCAGCAAGGCTGGTGGAGCTGCTGGCCACGGCGGATATCGTGGCTGCCGAAGACACCCGCCGCCTGCACCGCCTGGTGCAGAGCCTGGACGTCGCCGTGAGCGGGCGGATCATCAGCTACCACGAGCACAACGAGGCCACCAAGACCGCGGAGCTCCTGGAGCAGGTCCGCGCCGGGAAAACCCTTGTCATGGTCACCGACGCCGGCATGCCCGCTGTCTCCGACCCCGGCTTCCGGCTCGTCGAAGGCGCTGTGGCCGCCGGCCTCACGGTCACGGCCGTCCCCGGACCGTCGGCCGTCCTCACCGCGCTGGCCCTGTCCGGCCTGCCCACCGACAGGTTCTGTTTCGAAGGCTTCCTCCCGCGGAAGGCCGGCGAACGCGCCGCCCGCCTGGCGGATCTCGACGCCGAACGCCGCACCATGGTCTTCTTTGAGGCCCCGCACCGGCTGGAGGCCATGCTGCGGGCGCTGCACGAGCGCTTCGGTCCGGATCGGCGCGCGGCGGTCTGCCGGGAACTCACCAAGACCTACGAGGAAGTCCTCCGCGGCTCGCTCCGCGAGATGCTGCAGTGGGCGGAGACCAGCGAGGTGCGCGGCGAGATCGCCGTCGTGGTGGCAGGCGCGCCGGAGCGTGCCCCTGGCTCCCCGGAGGACGGCGTCGCCGCCGTCAACGAACTCGTGGCCAAGGGCGTCCGGCTCAAGGAAGCCGTGGCGGCTGTCGCCGAGGAAACCCGCGTCAGCAAGCGGGAACTGTACTCCGCCGTGCTCGCGGCGCGGTGA
- a CDS encoding MFS transporter, translated as MKSDTHKLRTSAEPQQSGTHRTSSTRKAAASGWVGSALEYYDWFIYAQAAALVFPTVFFPAGNPTVALIASLGTYAVGYVARPIGAFVLGQWGDKHGRKNVLVLAMLLMGVSTFAVALLPTYDQVGILAPALLLVLRLVQGFAVAGELSGASAMIVEHAPFGRRGFYASFALQGTQAGQIIAAAVFLPLSAVLSAEDFHAWGWRIPFLLSALVVFAGYMIRRRVEETPVFVEEKAHKDVPKMPVVQVLRESGLNVVRAVCMTLVNVVGVTVAVFGAAYATQPGYGIGMSTTVYLWIPVLANVVALALIPWFGDLSDRFGRRPLMIVGSLGSGALAYGYLYAVSQNNVPLTIVLAILMWGTLYQVWNATFASFFQELFPSRTRVTGFAISQNIGLLITSFLPSLFAVVAPPGSANVPLTVGSICFGITVIGAIAAWSAKETHRIPLHQLGSPDATPVSREEYASVRAAAR; from the coding sequence ATGAAGAGCGACACACACAAGCTACGGACTTCGGCTGAACCGCAACAGTCCGGCACGCACCGGACGAGCAGCACCAGGAAGGCTGCCGCCAGCGGCTGGGTGGGCAGCGCCCTCGAGTACTACGACTGGTTCATCTACGCCCAGGCCGCGGCCCTGGTCTTTCCCACCGTTTTCTTCCCGGCAGGAAACCCGACCGTCGCGCTGATCGCCTCGCTCGGAACATACGCGGTGGGCTACGTCGCCCGCCCGATCGGGGCATTCGTCCTTGGCCAGTGGGGCGACAAGCACGGCCGCAAGAACGTCCTGGTCCTGGCCATGCTGTTGATGGGCGTCTCAACCTTCGCGGTGGCCCTGCTGCCCACCTACGACCAAGTTGGCATCCTGGCCCCGGCCCTGCTGCTGGTCCTTCGCCTCGTCCAGGGATTCGCGGTGGCCGGGGAGCTGAGCGGGGCCAGCGCCATGATTGTGGAGCACGCACCCTTCGGCCGGCGCGGCTTCTATGCCAGCTTCGCCCTTCAGGGCACCCAGGCCGGGCAGATCATCGCCGCTGCCGTCTTCCTCCCGCTCTCGGCCGTGCTGTCCGCGGAGGACTTCCACGCCTGGGGCTGGCGCATCCCGTTCCTCCTCAGTGCCCTGGTGGTGTTCGCCGGCTACATGATCCGCCGCCGCGTTGAGGAGACGCCCGTCTTTGTGGAGGAGAAAGCGCACAAGGACGTTCCCAAGATGCCGGTGGTCCAGGTGCTGCGCGAAAGCGGGCTGAACGTGGTGCGGGCGGTCTGCATGACGCTGGTCAACGTGGTGGGCGTCACCGTTGCGGTCTTCGGCGCGGCCTACGCCACGCAGCCCGGGTACGGCATCGGCATGAGCACCACTGTCTATCTCTGGATCCCGGTGCTGGCCAACGTCGTCGCGCTGGCCCTCATCCCCTGGTTCGGCGACCTCTCGGACCGGTTCGGCCGGCGGCCGCTGATGATCGTCGGTTCACTGGGCTCCGGCGCACTTGCCTATGGGTACCTGTACGCGGTCAGCCAGAACAACGTGCCGCTGACCATCGTCCTCGCGATCCTCATGTGGGGCACGCTGTACCAGGTCTGGAACGCCACCTTCGCCAGCTTCTTCCAGGAGCTCTTCCCCTCCCGCACGCGGGTCACCGGGTTCGCCATCTCCCAGAACATCGGGCTCCTGATCACGTCGTTCCTGCCGAGCCTCTTCGCGGTGGTCGCTCCCCCGGGCTCGGCAAACGTTCCGCTCACCGTCGGCTCCATCTGCTTCGGCATCACCGTCATCGGGGCGATAGCGGCCTGGTCCGCCAAGGAGACGCACCGGATTCCGCTCCACCAGCTGGGTTCGCCGGACGCCACGCCGGTCTCCCGGGAGGAGTACGCAAGCGTCCGGGCTGCGGCCCGCTAA
- a CDS encoding dolichyl-phosphate-mannose--protein mannosyltransferase gives MTQTSVRPDGAEPASTPAFAPATEGRGPHVKRWISRPSEAFTADALTRRLIGGIRTWRDYPPSLRLWFWLVPALTAVVGGILRFVRLDVPRSLVFDETYYVKDGYSLLVSGYERSWPDKANDAFVAGNPNVLLNTPEYVVHPPVGKWMIAAGMWLFGADNPFGWRFAAALTGTLSVALVALIAQKLFGSLILGAAAGLLLAVDGHHLVMSRTSLLDIFLMFWVLAAFGALLLDRDDGRRRLAARLGRQAAASPSGRPSALQLLSGPWLGIRWWRLAAGVCLGLAVGTKWSALFFLAGFGLLTVFWDLSARRIAGIRGWVSAGIIKDGLPAFLSIVPVAAVTYAVSWTGWFRSTDAYYRRWAETNPSAEWGWLPDSVRSLAHYHLEAYKFHQGLSSEHPYEASAWSWLVMGRPTSFFYESPKQGTPGCDFTNCTSAILSVGNPLIWWSAAISLVILLFWWAGRRDWRAGAILAAVGSGYLPWFMYPERTMFFFYAVSFEPFLVLALVYCLGLVLGKTGDPPWRRRSGLYGVALFVVAAVLISSFFYPVWTAEMITYQDWRLRMWMPSWI, from the coding sequence GTGACGCAGACCTCCGTGCGGCCTGACGGGGCCGAACCAGCAAGTACCCCGGCTTTCGCACCCGCCACGGAAGGCCGCGGCCCGCACGTGAAGCGCTGGATCAGCCGCCCCTCGGAGGCCTTCACGGCGGACGCCCTCACCCGGCGCCTGATCGGCGGCATCCGCACCTGGCGGGACTACCCGCCGTCGCTCCGGCTCTGGTTCTGGCTGGTTCCCGCCTTGACCGCCGTTGTGGGCGGGATCCTGAGGTTCGTCCGGCTGGATGTCCCCCGCAGCCTCGTATTTGACGAGACGTACTACGTCAAGGACGGCTACTCGCTGCTGGTGAGCGGCTATGAGCGGAGCTGGCCGGACAAGGCCAACGACGCATTCGTGGCCGGCAACCCCAACGTGCTGCTGAACACCCCCGAATACGTCGTGCACCCGCCCGTGGGCAAGTGGATGATCGCGGCCGGCATGTGGCTGTTCGGCGCTGACAATCCCTTCGGCTGGCGGTTCGCCGCGGCACTGACCGGCACCCTGTCCGTCGCCCTCGTCGCGCTGATAGCCCAGAAACTCTTTGGCTCCCTGATCCTGGGAGCAGCAGCCGGGCTGCTGCTCGCCGTCGACGGCCACCACCTCGTCATGTCCCGCACGTCGCTGCTGGACATCTTCCTCATGTTCTGGGTCCTGGCGGCATTCGGCGCGCTGTTGCTGGACCGCGACGACGGCCGGCGCCGGCTGGCCGCCAGGCTCGGCAGGCAGGCGGCCGCCTCCCCCTCAGGCAGGCCATCAGCGCTCCAGCTCCTGTCCGGCCCGTGGCTGGGCATCCGCTGGTGGCGGCTTGCGGCGGGCGTCTGCCTGGGCCTGGCCGTGGGCACCAAGTGGTCGGCGCTGTTTTTCCTGGCCGGTTTCGGGCTCCTGACGGTCTTCTGGGACCTGAGCGCCCGCCGGATCGCCGGGATACGCGGCTGGGTCAGCGCCGGAATCATCAAGGACGGCCTCCCGGCCTTCCTCAGCATCGTGCCCGTGGCGGCCGTGACGTACGCCGTCAGCTGGACGGGGTGGTTCCGGTCCACCGATGCCTACTACCGGCGGTGGGCGGAGACGAACCCCAGCGCGGAATGGGGCTGGCTGCCGGACTCCGTGCGGTCCCTGGCGCACTACCACCTTGAAGCGTACAAGTTCCACCAGGGGCTCAGCTCGGAACATCCGTACGAGGCGAGCGCCTGGAGCTGGCTGGTGATGGGCAGGCCCACCTCGTTCTTCTACGAGTCCCCCAAACAGGGCACCCCCGGCTGCGATTTCACCAACTGCACCTCGGCCATCCTGTCCGTCGGCAACCCGCTGATCTGGTGGAGCGCCGCCATCTCGCTGGTGATCCTTCTGTTCTGGTGGGCTGGCAGGCGCGACTGGCGCGCCGGGGCCATACTGGCCGCCGTCGGCTCCGGCTACCTGCCGTGGTTCATGTACCCGGAACGCACCATGTTCTTCTTCTACGCGGTGTCCTTCGAGCCCTTCCTGGTCCTGGCGCTCGTGTACTGTCTGGGCCTGGTATTGGGCAAAACGGGCGACCCGCCGTGGCGGCGGCGTTCCGGGCTGTACGGGGTTGCCCTGTTCGTCGTGGCGGCGGTCCTGATCTCGTCCTTCTTCTACCCGGTCTGGACCGCCGAAATGATCACCTACCAGGACTGGCGGCTCAGGATGTGGATGCCCTCCTGGATCTGA
- a CDS encoding NAD-dependent succinate-semialdehyde dehydrogenase, giving the protein MRELHITGNPIADEGVTVSVTTQSTATAERESELLASVPTGLLINGEWRPAASGKTFDVEDPATGKTLLSIADAGAEDGAAALDAAAAAQESWAKVPPRERGEILRRAFDLVTERAEDFALLMTLEMGKPLAEARGEVTYGAEFLRWFSEEAVRAFGRYSVSPDGKSRLLVTKKPVGPCLLITPWNFPLAMATRKIAPAVAAGCTMVLKSANLTPLTSQLFAAVMQEAGLPAGVLNVIPTSTAGATTGPLIKDSRLRKLSFTGSTEVGRRLLSDASETVLRTSMELGGNAPFVVFEDADVDAAVAGAMLAKLRNMGEACTAANRFIVHESVADEFAEKFAAKMKEMTTARGTEPESKVGPLIDAKSRDKVHELVTDAVSAGATAVVGGAPVEGPGYFYQPTILKGVSEGTRILSEEIFGPVAPITTFSSEDDAVRLANNTEYGLVAYVFTKDLNRGIRMGERLETGMLGLNAGVVSNAAAPFGGVKQSGLGREGGLEGIEEYLYTQYIGIADPYAG; this is encoded by the coding sequence ATGCGGGAGCTGCACATAACCGGCAATCCGATTGCTGACGAGGGAGTCACCGTGTCTGTTACCACACAGTCCACTGCTACCGCAGAACGCGAAAGCGAATTGCTCGCGTCTGTTCCCACCGGCCTGCTCATCAACGGCGAGTGGCGTCCCGCGGCGTCGGGCAAGACGTTCGACGTCGAGGATCCCGCTACCGGGAAGACACTGCTGAGCATCGCCGACGCCGGCGCTGAGGACGGCGCCGCTGCCCTGGACGCGGCCGCCGCTGCCCAGGAATCATGGGCCAAGGTGCCGCCGCGGGAGCGCGGCGAGATCCTGCGCCGTGCCTTTGACCTGGTCACCGAGCGCGCCGAGGACTTCGCGCTGCTGATGACGCTGGAAATGGGCAAGCCGCTGGCCGAGGCACGCGGCGAGGTCACCTACGGAGCCGAGTTCCTGCGCTGGTTCTCCGAGGAAGCCGTCCGCGCTTTCGGCCGCTACTCTGTCTCCCCGGACGGCAAGTCCCGCCTTTTGGTGACCAAGAAGCCCGTGGGCCCGTGCCTGCTGATCACGCCGTGGAACTTCCCGCTGGCCATGGCCACCCGCAAGATCGCCCCGGCCGTCGCAGCGGGCTGCACGATGGTGCTGAAGTCCGCCAACCTGACCCCGCTGACTTCACAACTCTTCGCTGCCGTCATGCAGGAAGCCGGACTGCCCGCCGGCGTCCTGAACGTCATCCCCACGTCCACGGCCGGCGCCACCACCGGCCCGCTGATCAAGGACTCCCGCCTCCGGAAGCTCTCCTTCACCGGGTCCACCGAGGTGGGCCGCCGCCTGCTGTCCGACGCCTCCGAGACGGTCCTGCGGACCTCGATGGAACTGGGCGGAAACGCCCCGTTCGTGGTGTTCGAGGACGCCGACGTCGATGCCGCCGTCGCCGGCGCCATGCTGGCCAAGCTGCGGAACATGGGCGAGGCCTGCACCGCCGCGAACCGCTTCATCGTGCACGAGTCCGTGGCCGACGAATTTGCAGAGAAGTTCGCCGCGAAGATGAAGGAGATGACTACCGCCCGCGGCACCGAGCCCGAATCCAAGGTCGGTCCGCTGATCGACGCGAAGAGCCGGGACAAGGTGCACGAACTGGTCACCGACGCCGTCTCCGCCGGCGCCACCGCCGTGGTGGGCGGCGCCCCGGTCGAAGGGCCCGGGTACTTCTACCAGCCCACGATCCTGAAGGGCGTCAGCGAAGGCACCCGGATCCTGTCCGAGGAGATCTTCGGCCCCGTCGCCCCGATCACCACCTTCTCCTCCGAGGACGACGCTGTACGCCTGGCCAACAACACCGAATACGGGCTGGTGGCCTACGTCTTCACGAAGGACCTCAACCGCGGCATCCGGATGGGCGAGCGGCTCGAGACCGGCATGCTCGGCCTGAACGCCGGCGTCGTCTCCAACGCTGCAGCACCCTTCGGCGGCGTCAAGCAGTCCGGCCTGGGCCGTGAAGGCGGCCTCGAGGGCATCGAGGAATACCTCTACACGCAGTACATCGGCATCGCCGACCCCTACGCAGGCTAA
- a CDS encoding AMP-dependent synthetase/ligase: MREASTELMVALEDSSNVTDLLLDCYRHNPSHAVYARRDASGWQNVTAGHFLDQVTALAKGLIAGGLAPGDTVAVLSATRYEWTLVDFAIWFAGGVTVPIYETSSASQVEWILSDSGAGRVFVEDRQKAALLDQVLSASSVLAGRLVPVVRMDYNGDAPNLASLAAAGAGVSDAELERHRSAAALSDVASLVYTSGTTGRPKGCEITHGNFALVARNIVAFLPELLQQENARTLMFLPLAHVLARAVQVVCLTAGVTLGHTSGNAQLLDDLGTFKPTFLLAVPRIFEKIHAGAEQKAKDAGKSRLFSAAAGVAVRYSQALDAAARGEGSGPRATLRAQHALFDRLVYPKLRQVFGGNMKYAVSGASPLNARDAHFFRGAGIAVLEGYGLTETTAPCTANTAGLARVGTVGIPAPGTTIRIAEDGEVLVSGIGVFKGYHANEAANAEAFTDGFFRTGDLGSLDADGFLTITGRKKDLLVTAAGKNVAPGPLEEKIREHPLVGHAVVVGDGKPFVSALVNLDPEGLERWCTAHGVPLLSPAEACTDPAVRGAIQEAVDQANGLVSKAESIRKFQVLEAAFTVESGHLTPSLKLKRAAVVKDFAAEIEQLYG, translated from the coding sequence GTGAGGGAAGCAAGCACGGAACTGATGGTTGCCCTGGAGGACAGCAGCAACGTCACCGACCTGCTCCTGGACTGCTACCGGCACAATCCTTCGCACGCCGTCTACGCCCGCCGGGACGCCAGCGGCTGGCAGAATGTCACGGCCGGGCACTTCCTGGACCAGGTCACGGCACTGGCCAAAGGCCTCATTGCCGGCGGCCTGGCACCCGGGGACACCGTGGCGGTCCTTTCTGCCACGCGCTACGAGTGGACACTGGTGGATTTCGCCATCTGGTTTGCCGGCGGCGTGACTGTGCCCATCTACGAAACCTCCTCGGCGAGCCAGGTGGAGTGGATCCTGTCGGACTCAGGCGCCGGGCGGGTCTTCGTTGAGGACCGGCAGAAGGCGGCGCTGCTGGACCAGGTCCTCTCCGCCTCCAGCGTCTTGGCCGGCCGCCTGGTGCCGGTGGTCCGGATGGATTACAACGGCGACGCCCCCAACCTTGCCAGCCTCGCCGCCGCGGGGGCCGGGGTATCAGACGCCGAACTGGAGCGGCACCGCTCGGCAGCCGCGTTGTCGGATGTGGCGTCCCTCGTCTATACGTCCGGAACCACCGGCAGGCCCAAAGGCTGCGAGATCACGCATGGAAACTTCGCCCTCGTGGCCCGGAACATCGTGGCCTTCCTGCCCGAACTGCTGCAGCAGGAGAACGCCAGGACCCTGATGTTCCTGCCGTTGGCCCACGTGCTGGCCAGGGCCGTCCAGGTGGTGTGCCTCACCGCCGGTGTCACTCTCGGCCACACCTCGGGGAACGCGCAGCTGCTTGATGACCTGGGAACCTTCAAGCCGACCTTCCTGCTCGCCGTGCCCCGCATCTTCGAGAAGATCCACGCCGGAGCGGAACAGAAGGCGAAGGATGCCGGGAAGTCGCGGCTGTTCAGTGCCGCCGCGGGGGTGGCCGTCCGCTACTCGCAGGCGCTGGATGCCGCCGCGCGCGGCGAGGGCAGCGGCCCGCGCGCCACGCTGCGGGCCCAGCACGCACTGTTCGACCGTCTCGTGTATCCCAAGCTGCGCCAGGTATTCGGCGGCAATATGAAGTACGCCGTTTCCGGCGCGAGCCCGCTCAATGCCCGCGATGCGCACTTCTTCAGGGGCGCCGGGATCGCCGTGCTCGAAGGCTACGGCCTGACGGAGACAACCGCGCCGTGCACAGCGAACACCGCCGGCCTCGCCCGGGTGGGAACGGTGGGGATCCCGGCGCCGGGCACCACCATCCGCATCGCCGAGGACGGTGAGGTCCTGGTCAGCGGCATCGGCGTGTTCAAGGGCTACCACGCGAACGAGGCGGCTAACGCCGAGGCGTTCACCGACGGCTTTTTCCGTACCGGGGACCTGGGCTCCCTGGACGCCGACGGGTTCCTCACCATCACGGGCCGTAAGAAGGACCTGCTGGTCACGGCGGCCGGTAAAAACGTCGCTCCCGGTCCGCTTGAGGAGAAGATCCGCGAACACCCGCTGGTGGGCCACGCCGTGGTGGTGGGTGACGGGAAGCCGTTCGTTTCAGCCCTGGTCAACCTCGACCCCGAAGGCCTCGAGCGCTGGTGCACCGCACATGGCGTTCCCCTGCTCAGCCCCGCGGAAGCCTGCACGGACCCCGCGGTACGCGGTGCCATCCAGGAAGCGGTGGACCAGGCCAACGGCCTCGTGTCCAAAGCCGAATCCATCCGCAAGTTCCAGGTCCTGGAGGCAGCCTTCACCGTGGAGTCCGGGCACCTGACGCCCTCCCTCAAACTCAAGAGGGCCGCCGTCGTCAAGGACTTTGCAGCGGAAATCGAGCAGCTGTACGGCTGA
- a CDS encoding TIGR01906 family membrane protein: MKDNTPTPSGRLDPRLDPAANPALVPAEDTDEPAFEWMKPAPAARAAEGEGAPGPARSASAPAGGPAADPAAGSAAGQPESRADRKAAEAAAAESAETDRSADAGQPSRSDAPSMVRSSSMGTHYSEPLPTSALQVRPPQEEVERRNAQREQAARAKPVLPRFLQVLLAIFYPVILLVLAVRAVTSPLFLWAEYHRPGFPGDGYGFNADDRMTYGSYAVDYLSNWSGPRYLGELVNRSGEKLFKDGEVSHMADVKLVFLSAFGAGALLILISIIAIIYLRRRTPGGVRRGLFAGSIVTLVLIIGLGTLAALGWQQFFTEFHRIFFAAGSWTFALEDTLIRLFPGQFWIDAGLVIAALVLITAVVTLILTWPTRRRRGLAPARKGRKGDGADGSDVNDDDAPQAGTVRPVNL; this comes from the coding sequence GTGAAAGACAATACTCCGACACCGTCCGGACGCCTTGATCCGCGGCTGGATCCAGCGGCGAACCCCGCTCTGGTTCCCGCGGAGGACACCGACGAGCCGGCGTTTGAATGGATGAAGCCCGCGCCTGCAGCCCGCGCCGCTGAGGGGGAGGGCGCCCCCGGTCCTGCACGTTCCGCCTCTGCTCCTGCAGGAGGTCCGGCTGCAGATCCGGCAGCCGGTTCTGCAGCCGGCCAGCCGGAAAGCCGCGCGGACCGGAAGGCTGCTGAGGCGGCCGCCGCCGAGAGTGCCGAAACTGACCGGAGCGCGGATGCAGGCCAGCCGTCCCGGTCCGATGCTCCGTCCATGGTCCGTTCCTCCTCCATGGGCACCCACTACAGCGAGCCGCTCCCCACCTCCGCCCTGCAGGTGCGCCCGCCGCAGGAGGAAGTGGAGCGCCGCAACGCCCAGCGCGAGCAGGCAGCAAGAGCCAAGCCGGTGCTGCCCCGGTTCCTCCAGGTCCTGCTGGCCATTTTCTATCCGGTGATCCTCCTGGTCCTTGCCGTGCGCGCCGTGACCAGCCCGCTCTTCCTGTGGGCCGAGTACCACCGGCCCGGTTTCCCCGGGGACGGCTACGGCTTCAACGCGGACGACCGCATGACGTACGGCTCCTACGCCGTGGACTACCTGAGCAACTGGTCCGGTCCGCGCTACCTGGGCGAACTGGTTAACCGCAGCGGCGAAAAGCTGTTCAAAGACGGCGAGGTCAGCCACATGGCCGACGTGAAGCTCGTCTTCCTGTCCGCCTTCGGGGCCGGGGCACTGCTGATCCTGATCAGCATCATCGCGATCATCTACCTGCGGCGGCGCACGCCCGGCGGAGTGCGCCGGGGGCTGTTCGCCGGCTCCATCGTGACGCTAGTGCTCATCATCGGCCTGGGCACGCTCGCCGCCCTCGGCTGGCAGCAGTTCTTCACCGAGTTCCACCGCATCTTCTTCGCCGCCGGATCCTGGACGTTTGCGCTGGAGGATACGCTCATCCGGCTCTTCCCCGGGCAGTTCTGGATCGACGCCGGACTGGTCATCGCCGCGCTTGTCCTGATTACCGCTGTGGTGACGTTGATTCTGACCTGGCCCACCCGCAGGCGCCGCGGCCTGGCACCGGCACGGAAGGGCCGCAAGGGTGACGGCGCGGATGGCAGCGACGTGAACGACGACGACGCTCCGCAGGCAGGCACCGTACGGCCCGTGAACCTGTAG